A region from the Kribbella shirazensis genome encodes:
- a CDS encoding NADP-dependent oxidoreductase has protein sequence MRAVVARRLDGPEAIELIETDVTEPAAGQVRIKVAAAAVNPVDVAVSTGMLVEFGLTAPRPQFGLGWDVAGTVDATGPDTQLDVGDAVIGVADLLAQTLKTHAEYVVLNADAVARAPRGVELHDAATLGLNGLTALQAVKALDGQTVLVTGAAGGVGGYAVELAKHLGKTVIASAGPRDEELVRRLGADHFVDRSEDLATAVRRFAPAGVDAVVDAAVVGIAAQEAVRNGGRHVHVQGGPRPPHLRGITVEQLLVHANSHELEELVSLVEANVISTRVAETYRLEDAAIAYKRLAAGGVRGRLVLLP, from the coding sequence ATGCGCGCAGTAGTAGCCCGCCGCCTCGACGGGCCGGAGGCGATCGAGTTGATCGAGACCGACGTAACGGAGCCGGCCGCGGGGCAGGTGCGGATCAAGGTGGCCGCTGCCGCGGTCAACCCGGTGGATGTGGCGGTGAGCACCGGGATGCTGGTGGAGTTCGGCCTGACGGCACCGCGGCCGCAGTTCGGTCTCGGCTGGGACGTCGCCGGCACCGTGGACGCCACCGGGCCCGACACCCAGCTGGACGTCGGCGACGCCGTGATCGGCGTGGCGGACCTCCTCGCCCAGACACTCAAGACGCACGCGGAGTACGTCGTGCTCAACGCGGACGCGGTCGCCCGGGCCCCTCGTGGCGTGGAGCTCCACGATGCGGCGACTCTCGGCCTCAACGGACTGACCGCGTTGCAGGCCGTCAAGGCGCTCGACGGACAGACGGTGCTGGTGACCGGAGCCGCAGGCGGCGTCGGCGGGTACGCCGTGGAGCTCGCCAAACACCTTGGCAAAACCGTGATCGCCAGCGCAGGTCCACGTGATGAGGAGCTGGTACGACGACTCGGCGCGGACCACTTCGTCGATCGGAGCGAGGACCTGGCGACAGCGGTACGGCGGTTCGCACCGGCCGGCGTCGACGCCGTAGTCGACGCTGCGGTGGTCGGAATCGCTGCACAGGAGGCAGTGCGCAACGGCGGCCGCCACGTCCACGTGCAAGGAGGCCCGCGACCGCCGCACCTCCGCGGCATCACCGTGGAGCAACTCCTGGTCCACGCCAACAGCCACGAACTGGAAGAGCTGGTCAGCCTCGTCGAGGCGAACGTCATCTCAACCCGGGTAGCCGAGACCTACCGCCTGGAGGACGCTGCGATCGCCTACAAGCGCCTCGCCGCAGGAGGAGTCCGCGGCCGCCTCGTACTGCTGCCGTAA
- a CDS encoding winged helix-turn-helix transcriptional regulator, with product MPTRTAAQLREEAAREYDAFLASCPARQLLDRISDKWVTLVVTALADGPQRYSDLSRRIAGVSQKMLTQTLRSLERDGLLTRSVTPSVPVRVDYELTPLGRTLMPLIAAIKSWAESHMPEVNAARTTYDTTSSPT from the coding sequence ATGCCCACCCGCACCGCCGCCCAGCTCCGCGAGGAGGCCGCCCGCGAGTACGACGCCTTCCTGGCGAGCTGCCCGGCGCGGCAACTCCTCGACCGCATCAGCGACAAGTGGGTCACCCTGGTGGTCACCGCGCTAGCGGACGGGCCGCAGCGTTACTCCGATCTGTCCCGGCGCATCGCCGGTGTCAGCCAGAAGATGCTCACCCAGACCCTCCGCTCCCTGGAACGCGACGGCCTCCTGACCCGCTCGGTCACCCCGTCCGTCCCGGTCCGCGTCGACTACGAACTCACCCCACTCGGCCGCACGCTGATGCCCCTCATCGCAGCCATCAAGTCCTGGGCAGAATCCCACATGCCCGAAGTCAACGCCGCCCGCACCACCTACGACACCACGAGCAGTCCAACATGA
- a CDS encoding DUF2064 domain-containing protein: protein MAEDTYEVIAGLDRVDVAVAVVGGDDAAVAELSALTWPGTPTYAVDPDRPVLHAVELAGPAAAVVTVSYDVPDLPGLLIGKLFRALSHADIAVTPAEDGSLAAVGVKLPVADWISELGPTCDTPLTLLEARKPRRHAVATGPGWHRLRSNADLSRLDPGLEGWDATRSLLRHA, encoded by the coding sequence ATGGCGGAGGACACCTATGAGGTGATCGCTGGGCTGGACCGCGTTGACGTCGCGGTCGCGGTAGTGGGCGGGGACGACGCCGCGGTCGCCGAGTTGAGCGCGTTGACCTGGCCCGGCACCCCGACGTACGCCGTCGACCCCGACCGGCCCGTCCTGCACGCAGTCGAGCTGGCCGGGCCCGCCGCAGCAGTCGTTACGGTGTCGTACGACGTACCCGATCTCCCCGGCCTGCTGATCGGGAAACTCTTCCGCGCGCTGAGTCACGCCGACATCGCTGTCACCCCCGCGGAGGACGGCTCGTTGGCTGCCGTCGGCGTCAAACTTCCCGTCGCCGACTGGATCAGTGAGCTTGGCCCGACCTGCGACACCCCGCTGACCCTCCTCGAGGCCCGCAAGCCCCGCCGCCACGCCGTAGCCACCGGCCCCGGCTGGCACCGTCTCCGCTCGAACGCCGACCTGTCCCGCCTCGACCCCGGCCTCGAAGGCTGGGACGCCACAAGATCTCTACTTCGCCACGCCTGA
- a CDS encoding NUDIX hydrolase, translated as MLHGDAVEVLESWRAPDAEQEELRAHYLRHLATHPDGMWRSCRPEHVTASALVVDGAGENALLTLHKTVGRWLQLGGHCERGDTTLSGAALREATEESGLAGLTVSREPLQLSRHLLHAGGCTGAYHLDVQFLVTATTTQYVVSDESDDLAWFPLDALPHDTDTSVQQLATRARHLHIKP; from the coding sequence ATGCTTCATGGGGACGCGGTCGAGGTCTTGGAGTCGTGGCGTGCGCCCGACGCGGAGCAGGAGGAGCTGCGGGCGCACTACCTGCGCCACCTGGCGACGCATCCGGATGGTATGTGGCGCAGCTGCCGACCGGAGCATGTGACTGCCAGCGCGCTGGTGGTCGACGGCGCGGGCGAGAACGCCCTGCTGACACTGCACAAGACAGTCGGCCGGTGGCTGCAGCTCGGCGGCCATTGCGAGCGCGGCGACACGACACTGAGCGGTGCCGCACTGCGGGAAGCAACCGAGGAGTCCGGCCTCGCAGGCCTCACAGTCAGCCGCGAACCGCTTCAGCTCTCCCGACACCTACTCCACGCCGGCGGATGCACCGGGGCGTACCACCTCGACGTCCAGTTCCTCGTGACGGCCACGACAACGCAGTACGTCGTCAGCGACGAGTCGGACGACCTCGCCTGGTTCCCGCTCGACGCACTCCCGCACGACACAGACACCAGCGTCCAACAACTCGCAACCCGAGCCCGCCACCTCCACATCAAACCCTGA